Proteins encoded in a region of the Methylosinus trichosporium OB3b genome:
- a CDS encoding type II secretion system F family protein gives MDRQSLIGATLAALAVGGVMYAVVYPYLSGDFKAQKRTAALMASGDRRREGRSADPAKRRKMIQDSLKDIETKAKQITLEQRIAQAGLAVSRSLFMIGAGVAGLFAALFSFILNQDPLLAIGVGVGVAVGVGLPHWGLGFLARRRVAKFIEAFPGSVDIIIRGIKAGLPVGDCFRMIASEADEPVRSEFRQIVESQTIGLSIGEATERFAERMPVAEASFFSIVISLQEKSGGNLSEALSNLAGVLRERKKMKAKVRAMSAEAKASAGIIGSLPFLVGLAVWFTNKPYMAVLFDTTVGNMIIAGSLLWMAVGVFIMKNMIDFEI, from the coding sequence GTGGATCGACAGAGTCTCATCGGCGCTACGCTCGCCGCGCTCGCGGTCGGCGGCGTCATGTATGCGGTCGTCTATCCTTATCTCTCGGGCGACTTCAAAGCGCAGAAGCGCACGGCGGCGCTGATGGCTTCGGGCGACCGGCGCCGCGAAGGCCGCAGCGCCGATCCGGCCAAGCGCCGGAAAATGATTCAGGACAGCCTCAAGGACATCGAGACCAAGGCGAAGCAGATCACGCTCGAGCAGCGCATCGCGCAGGCGGGCCTCGCCGTGTCGCGTTCCTTGTTCATGATCGGCGCTGGCGTCGCCGGCCTCTTCGCCGCGCTCTTCTCCTTCATTCTCAATCAAGATCCTCTGCTCGCCATCGGCGTCGGCGTCGGCGTCGCCGTCGGCGTCGGTCTGCCGCATTGGGGGCTCGGCTTTCTGGCGCGTCGACGCGTCGCCAAGTTCATCGAGGCCTTTCCCGGCTCGGTGGACATCATCATTCGCGGCATCAAGGCGGGCCTGCCGGTCGGCGACTGCTTCCGCATGATTGCTTCCGAAGCCGATGAGCCGGTGCGCAGCGAATTTCGCCAGATCGTCGAATCGCAGACGATCGGCCTCTCGATCGGCGAGGCGACCGAGCGCTTCGCCGAGCGCATGCCGGTCGCCGAAGCTTCTTTCTTCTCGATCGTCATCAGCCTGCAGGAGAAGTCGGGCGGCAATCTCTCCGAGGCGTTGAGCAATCTCGCCGGCGTGCTGCGCGAACGTAAGAAGATGAAAGCCAAGGTCAGAGCCATGTCGGCGGAGGCGAAAGCCTCGGCGGGCATCATCGGCAGCCTGCCGTTTCTGGTCGGCCTCGCGGTGTGGTTCACCAACAAGCCCTATATGGCGGTGCTGTTCGACACGACGGTCGGCAATATGATCATCGCCGGCAGCCTGCTGTGGATGGCCGTCGGCGTCTTCATCATGAAGAACATGATCGATTTCGAGATCTAG
- a CDS encoding AAA family ATPase yields MTSDAGAASGGSAPQIAPLPRISVQAFCETQDFVALMNTAAVDRRMDKTHVKVHMGGVAAAIEAFRGAPTPNLIILETFGDRRQLIGQLDTLAESCDPGTKVVVLGHENDIALYRELISRGVSDYIVAPLDTLSFIARLSELYTAAAESLGRIIAVVGAKGGVGASSIAHNLAWSIARALQMQTVIADLDLPFGTAGLDFNQDPPQGVAEAVFAPDRVDSNLVDRLLSKCSDQLSLLAAPATIDRLYDLPESAFDAIIDVLRATSPSTVLDVPHQWSAWTKRVLVGADQLAIVAAPDLASLRNTKTLLDTLRLSRRNDQAPKVLLNMVGVPRRPEITPADFAKAIEIELAAVIPFEAKLFGSAANNGQMLAEVEPGSKIVESFDALGRELMGRTGLRKAKSGLFAPLIERFSRRRAG; encoded by the coding sequence ATGACCAGTGACGCCGGCGCGGCGAGCGGCGGATCGGCGCCGCAGATCGCGCCTTTGCCGCGCATTTCCGTGCAGGCATTCTGCGAGACGCAGGACTTCGTGGCGCTGATGAACACAGCCGCCGTCGATCGTCGCATGGACAAGACTCATGTGAAGGTTCACATGGGCGGCGTCGCCGCGGCCATCGAGGCGTTTCGCGGCGCGCCGACGCCCAATCTGATCATTCTCGAGACGTTCGGCGATCGTCGCCAGCTGATCGGGCAGCTCGATACGCTCGCCGAATCCTGCGATCCGGGCACCAAGGTCGTCGTGCTCGGCCACGAGAACGACATCGCGCTCTATCGTGAGCTCATCTCTCGCGGCGTCAGCGATTATATCGTTGCGCCGCTCGACACTCTGAGCTTCATCGCGCGACTCTCCGAGCTCTACACGGCGGCGGCCGAATCGCTCGGGCGCATCATCGCGGTCGTCGGCGCCAAGGGCGGCGTCGGCGCGTCCAGCATCGCGCATAATCTCGCCTGGTCGATCGCGCGCGCTCTGCAGATGCAGACGGTGATCGCGGATCTCGATCTCCCGTTCGGCACCGCGGGCCTCGATTTCAATCAGGACCCGCCGCAGGGCGTCGCCGAGGCCGTGTTCGCGCCCGACCGCGTCGATTCCAATCTCGTCGATCGCCTGCTGTCGAAATGCAGCGATCAGCTCAGCCTGCTCGCCGCGCCCGCGACCATCGACCGGCTCTATGATCTGCCCGAATCGGCCTTCGACGCGATCATCGACGTGCTGCGCGCCACTTCGCCTAGCACGGTGCTCGACGTTCCGCATCAATGGTCGGCGTGGACGAAGCGCGTGCTGGTCGGCGCCGATCAGCTGGCGATCGTCGCCGCGCCCGATCTCGCGAGCCTGCGCAACACCAAGACGCTGCTCGACACGCTGCGCCTGTCGCGGCGCAACGACCAGGCGCCGAAGGTCCTGCTCAACATGGTCGGAGTTCCGCGCCGACCCGAGATCACGCCCGCCGACTTCGCCAAGGCGATCGAGATCGAGCTCGCGGCGGTGATTCCGTTCGAGGCCAAGCTGTTCGGCTCCGCGGCCAATAATGGGCAGATGCTCGCCGAGGTCGAGCCGGGCTCGAAGATCGTCGAATCTTTCGACGCTCTCGGACGCGAGCTGATGGGACGCACGGGGCTGCGCAAGGCCAAGTCGGGCTTGTTCGCGCCGCTCATCGAGCGCTTTTCGCGCCGGCGCGCCGGCTGA
- a CDS encoding type II and III secretion system protein family protein has protein sequence MSGSRRHLIPTLATALALVGAGSLPAVAAPQSWGVESDSDAIMSRRVAMGVGKSIIVDLPADAAEIVVGNPKVANAVVRSTRKLYIMGVETGQTTIFALDRSGRQIANLEISIGRDVGELGPLLHAALPNSNISARTVNDAIILTGTVDSASEAQRAVDIAKGFAARSASASAQSAGGSPADGLVVNALVIRTQDQVMLKVTVAEVERRVLKQLGISAQSGGETLLKGGWGQLVQQNPFAVNSALTASSLTINGNNGSTATLQAYERYGVSRVLAEPTVTAISGESAKFTVGGEIAVPGNSSCIAGSTLCSSVGIVFKPYGVSLNFTPVVLAQGRILLHLATEVTEIDYQAAQAYNGVTVPGFKTRKNETSVELPSGGSIATAGLLTQKSDQAINGLPGLINLPVLGALFRSRDYQRNETELLIVVTPYIARALSARDVTRPDDGFADASDPQAWLLGRVNRLYANPQHPQAAPQLKGRIGFIQD, from the coding sequence TGAGCGGCTCGAGACGTCATCTCATTCCGACCCTCGCCACGGCGCTGGCGCTCGTCGGCGCGGGGTCGCTTCCCGCCGTGGCGGCGCCGCAGAGCTGGGGCGTCGAATCGGACAGCGACGCGATCATGTCGCGAAGGGTCGCCATGGGCGTCGGCAAGTCGATCATCGTCGACCTGCCGGCCGACGCGGCGGAGATCGTCGTCGGCAATCCCAAGGTCGCCAACGCCGTCGTGCGTTCGACCCGCAAGCTCTACATCATGGGCGTCGAGACCGGCCAGACGACGATCTTCGCGCTCGACCGCAGCGGCCGCCAGATCGCCAATCTCGAGATCAGCATCGGCCGCGACGTCGGCGAGCTCGGCCCGTTGCTGCACGCCGCCCTGCCGAACTCGAATATTTCCGCGCGCACCGTCAATGACGCGATCATTCTCACGGGAACGGTCGACTCCGCCTCCGAGGCGCAGCGCGCCGTCGACATCGCCAAGGGCTTCGCCGCGCGCTCGGCCTCGGCCTCGGCCCAGAGCGCCGGCGGCTCGCCGGCCGACGGCCTCGTCGTCAACGCGCTCGTCATCCGCACGCAGGACCAGGTGATGTTGAAGGTCACTGTGGCCGAGGTGGAGCGGCGCGTGCTCAAGCAGCTCGGCATTTCCGCGCAGAGCGGCGGCGAGACGCTGCTGAAGGGCGGCTGGGGCCAGCTCGTGCAGCAGAACCCTTTCGCCGTCAACTCGGCATTGACCGCGAGCTCGCTGACGATCAACGGCAACAATGGCTCCACGGCGACCTTGCAGGCCTATGAGCGTTACGGCGTGTCGCGCGTGCTCGCCGAGCCGACCGTCACCGCTATCTCGGGCGAGAGCGCGAAATTCACCGTCGGCGGCGAGATCGCGGTGCCTGGCAACAGCAGCTGCATCGCCGGCTCGACCCTCTGCTCTTCCGTCGGCATCGTGTTCAAGCCCTATGGCGTATCGCTGAACTTCACGCCCGTCGTGCTCGCGCAAGGGCGCATTCTGCTGCATCTCGCCACCGAGGTGACGGAGATCGACTATCAGGCGGCCCAAGCCTACAACGGCGTCACCGTTCCGGGCTTCAAGACGCGCAAGAACGAGACCAGCGTCGAGCTTCCCTCCGGCGGTTCGATCGCCACGGCCGGCCTTTTGACGCAAAAATCCGATCAGGCGATCAACGGTCTTCCCGGCCTCATCAATCTTCCCGTTCTCGGCGCGCTGTTCCGCTCGCGCGATTATCAGCGCAACGAGACCGAGTTGCTCATCGTCGTGACGCCCTACATCGCCCGCGCGTTGTCGGCGCGCGACGTCACCCGTCCCGACGACGGCTTCGCCGACGCCAGCGATCCGCAAGCGTGGCTGCTCGGACGCGTCAACCGGCTCTACGCCAATCCCCAGCATCCGCAGGCGGCCCCTCAGCTCAAGGGTCGCATCGGCTTCATTCAGGACTGA
- a CDS encoding CpaD family pilus assembly protein, which produces MSMRSTRATIAARLPALCARAALAAAMAAPLAGCGVNKVMPPPAVVHDYRDRHPVVLADATTAIDVFPEQRLDQATVDRIQSFVQRYRRLGHGQITLLAPTGSRNTATRAGVDAVRRQLADSGVAGAVYVGTYPVSDADLAAPVRLSFQGIKAKVADRCGQWPEDLASASSLKGWNNDTHWNFGCANQATLAAQIDDPRDLASPRGETPADIESRMRALNKVRTGVDPSTKWMVKGSNISSVGGD; this is translated from the coding sequence ATGTCTATGCGATCCACGAGAGCGACGATCGCGGCGCGCCTTCCCGCGCTCTGCGCCCGCGCGGCCTTGGCCGCGGCGATGGCGGCGCCGCTCGCAGGCTGCGGCGTCAACAAGGTGATGCCGCCGCCCGCCGTCGTGCATGATTATCGCGATCGTCACCCGGTCGTGCTCGCCGATGCGACAACCGCCATCGACGTCTTTCCCGAGCAGAGGCTCGATCAGGCGACGGTCGATCGCATCCAGTCTTTCGTGCAACGCTATCGGCGCCTCGGCCATGGACAGATCACGCTGCTGGCGCCGACCGGCTCGCGCAATACGGCGACGCGGGCGGGCGTCGACGCTGTGCGGAGGCAGCTCGCCGACTCCGGCGTCGCGGGAGCGGTCTATGTCGGCACCTATCCAGTGAGCGACGCCGATCTCGCCGCGCCGGTGCGGCTGTCGTTCCAGGGCATCAAGGCCAAGGTCGCGGATCGGTGCGGCCAATGGCCGGAAGATCTCGCCTCGGCGAGCTCTCTGAAGGGCTGGAACAACGACACGCATTGGAATTTCGGCTGCGCCAATCAAGCGACGCTGGCGGCGCAGATCGATGATCCGCGCGATCTCGCCTCGCCGCGCGGAGAGACTCCGGCGGATATCGAATCGCGCATGCGCGCCTTGAACAAGGTGCGTACGGGCGTCGATCCGTCGACGAAATGGATGGTCAAGGGAAGCAACATCAGCTCAGTGGGAGGCGATTGA
- a CDS encoding CpaF family protein translates to MFGKRTNVGAETRARTPEPAVAAAPKSAAAAPAAAATAPQPVEQRKSEQYYATKSMIFAALIEAIDLAQLSKLDPDNAREEIRDIVHEIVAIKNVVMSISEQEDLLEDICNDVLGYGPLEPLLMRDDIADIMVNGATKTYIEVGGKIQLTGIRFRDNAQLMNICQRIVSQVGRRVDESSPICDARLLDGSRVNVIGPPLAIDGPALTIRKFRRDKLTLDQLVRYASISPEGGEVLKIIGRVRCNVLISGGTGSGKTTLLNCLTNYIDADERVITCEDAAELQLQQPHVVRLETRPPNLEGQGSVTMRDLVKNCLRMRPERIIVGEVRGPEAFDLLQAMNTGHDGSMGTLHANSPREALSRLESMITMGGFSLPAKTIRDMIVSSIDIIVQAARLRDGSRRITHITEVLGQEGDVVTLQDLFIYEILGEDANGRIIGRHRSTGIGRPRFWERARYYGEENRLGAALDAAVVEGPVD, encoded by the coding sequence ATGTTCGGAAAGCGCACCAATGTCGGCGCCGAGACGCGCGCACGAACTCCCGAACCGGCGGTAGCCGCTGCGCCCAAGTCCGCCGCAGCAGCCCCTGCAGCCGCGGCGACGGCGCCGCAGCCGGTCGAGCAGCGCAAGTCCGAGCAATATTACGCGACGAAGAGCATGATCTTCGCGGCGCTCATCGAGGCGATCGATCTCGCTCAGCTCTCCAAGCTCGATCCCGACAATGCGCGCGAGGAGATTCGCGACATCGTCCACGAGATCGTCGCCATCAAGAATGTGGTGATGTCGATCTCCGAGCAGGAGGATTTGCTCGAGGACATCTGCAACGACGTGCTCGGCTATGGTCCGCTCGAGCCGCTGCTGATGCGCGACGACATCGCCGACATCATGGTGAACGGCGCCACCAAGACCTATATCGAGGTCGGCGGCAAGATTCAGCTGACCGGCATAAGATTTCGCGACAATGCGCAATTGATGAACATCTGCCAGCGCATCGTCAGCCAGGTCGGCCGCCGCGTCGACGAATCCTCGCCGATCTGCGACGCGCGCCTGCTCGACGGCTCGCGCGTGAACGTCATCGGTCCGCCGCTCGCTATCGACGGACCCGCGCTGACGATCCGCAAATTCCGCAGGGACAAGCTCACTCTCGATCAGCTCGTCCGCTACGCCAGCATCTCGCCCGAAGGCGGCGAGGTGCTGAAGATCATCGGCCGCGTGCGCTGCAATGTGCTGATCTCCGGCGGCACGGGCTCGGGCAAGACGACGCTGCTCAACTGCCTCACCAATTACATCGATGCGGACGAGCGCGTCATCACCTGCGAGGACGCGGCCGAGCTGCAATTGCAGCAACCGCATGTGGTGCGTCTCGAGACGCGCCCGCCCAATCTCGAGGGCCAGGGCTCGGTGACGATGCGCGATCTCGTCAAGAATTGTCTGCGCATGCGCCCCGAGCGCATCATCGTCGGCGAGGTGCGCGGACCGGAGGCCTTCGATCTGCTGCAGGCGATGAACACCGGCCATGACGGCTCGATGGGCACTCTGCACGCGAACTCGCCGCGCGAGGCGTTGTCGCGTCTCGAATCCATGATCACCATGGGCGGATTCTCTCTGCCGGCCAAGACGATCCGCGACATGATCGTCTCGTCGATCGACATCATCGTGCAGGCGGCGCGCCTGCGCGACGGGTCGCGCCGCATCACTCACATCACCGAGGTGCTGGGGCAGGAGGGCGATGTGGTCACGCTGCAGGATCTGTTCATCTACGAGATTCTCGGCGAAGACGCCAATGGCCGCATCATCGGGCGGCACCGCTCCACCGGCATCGGCCGTCCGCGCTTCTGGGAGCGCGCTCGATATTACGGCGAGGAGAATCGTCTCGGCGCGGCGCTCGACGCGGCGGTGGTCGAGGGACCGGTCGACTAG